The Streptomyces sp. WZ-12 genome segment GTTGAGGAATTCGGGCCGGAAGTGGCCGCGCAGGGCGCCGAGCGCCCGGTCCCGCGCGCCGTCGTCCGCGCCTGCCTCCGTCGACCCGAAGCCGAGCACCCCGCGCCCGCCGCTGAGCGCGTCCGAGCCGAGGTTGCTGGTCATCACGATCACGGTGTTCTTGAAGTCCACCGTGCGGCCCTGAGAGTCCGTCAGATGTCCGTCGTCGAGGACCTGGAGCAGCATGTTGAAGACGTCCGGGTGCGCCTTCTCCACCTCGTCCAACAGCAGCAGGGAATACGGGTGGTGGCGGACCGCCTCGGTCAACTGACCCGCGTCGTCATGGCCGATGTATCCGGGCGGGGCGCCGATCAGCCGGCTGACGGTGTGCCGCTCCTGATACTCGCTCATGTCCAGGCGCACCATCCGGTCCTCGCTGCCGAACAGCGCCTCGGCCAGCGCCCGGGCCAGCTCGGTCTTGCCCACCCCCGTCGGGCCGAGGAAGAGGAAGCTGCCGATCGGCCGGTTCGGGTCGGCGAGCCCGGCCCGGGAGCGCAGCACCGCCTCCGCGACCGCGGCCACCGCGTCCTCCTGGCCGATCACCCGGTCCTTCAGCCGCCCCTCCAGCCCCAGCAGCCGGTCCTTCTCCTCCTCCGTCAGGCTGCTCACCGGCACCCCGGTCTGCCGCGACACGATCTCCGCGACGTCCTCGGCGGTGACCTCCACGATCCGTCCGTCGCCGCCCATCGGCCGCTCGCCCGGCGCCTCTTGGACGGTCCGGATCTGCTCGGTGAGCGCGGCGATCCGGTCCCGTAGTTCGGTGGCCCGCTCGTACTGTTCGGCGGCGACCGCCTGGTCCTTGTCCCGTACTAGTTGCTCCGCCTCGCGCTCCAGGTCGCGCACGCTGGGCGTCTTGGTGGCGGACCGCAGCCGGACCCGGGCGCCCGCCTGGTCGATCAGGTCGATCGCCTTGTCCGGCAGGAACCGGTCGGTGACGTACCGGTCCGACAGCTCCACCGCCGCCAGCACCGCCTCTTTGGTATACCGAACCTGATGGTGGGCCTCGTAACGGTCCTGGAGGCCGCGCAGGATCTGCACCGTGTCGGACACGCTCGGCTCCGGCACCAGGATCGGCTGGAAGCGCCGGGCCAGCGCCGCGTCCTTCTCGATGTACCGCCGGTACTCCTCCAGCGTGCTGGCCCCGATCACATGCAACTCCCCGCGCGCCAGCGCCGGTTTGAGCATGTTGCTGGCCTCCAGCGCACCGCCCTCCCCGGTGCCGCCGCCCGCCCCGACCACGGTGTGCAGCTCGTCGATGAAGACGATCAGCGACTCGGAGTGCGCCCGGACCTCCTCGATGATGTTGTTCATCCGCTCCTCGAAGTCGCCGCGGTAGCGGGTACCGGCCACCACCGCGGTCAGGTCCAGCGCCACGATCCGCCGCCCGGCCAGCGTGTCCGGCACCTCGCCGTCCGCCAGCCGCTGCGCCAACCCCTCCACGATCGCGGTCTTCCCCACGCCCGCGTCGCCGACCAGCACCGGATTGTTCTTCCCGCGCCGCGAGAGCACCTCGATGGTCTGCTCGATCTGCTCCTCCCGCCCGATCACCGGGTCGATCCGGCCGGCCCGGGCGAGGTCCGTCAGGTCCCGGCTGTACTTGTCCAGCGTCGGCGTCTCGTGATGCGGCGCCGGGCCGTGCTCGGCGCTGGACCCCGACGGCGGGTGCGCCCCGACCCCGCCGTGTCCGCCCGAGCCCGCCTGCGGGTCGAAGTGCGCCAGGTGCAGGATGCGCCCCGCCGCCGAATCCGGGTTCGCGGCCAGCGCCTCCAGCACGTGCTCCGGCCCGATGTACGACGCCCCCGTGCCGCGCGCCAGCTCGTGCGCCCCCAGCAGAGCCCGCTTGACCGCCGGAGTCACCGCGACGCTCTTGCGCAGCGGCCCGTTGCCGGCGTTGCGGTCGATCTCGGCCGCCAGTGCGTCCGGGTCGGCGCCGGACTGCCGCATCAGCGTCCGGGTCGGCTCCGAGCTGAGCGCCGCCCGCAGCAGGTGCTCGGTGCCCAGCTCGGGGCTGCCGTGCTCGGCGGCGTACGCGGCGGCGGAGGTCACCAGATCGCGGGCCGGCCCGCTCATCAGCCGGGCGATGTCCGCCTGCCGCGGCATCGCGGTGCCCCCCTCCTCCCCGGCCGACTCCGCGTTGCGCCCGAAGAACCGCGCGAGAAAGTCACCGAACGAGTCCGGGCCATAACCCTCCGGACCCATGAATCCGTTGCTCATGTGCGTCCGTTCCGCTGTCACGACGGTGCCGCGACACGCTGCCTAGTCAGGTACCTAGTGCTCATTCCCTGTGCAGTCGCCCGGTGCGTCGCCGCCGCGACGTGCGACTCCTCTGCTTCAGGATCGACGCCCGACGGAGCGTTCGCACCCGGGAGCCGGGAGGCCAACGGGGCAACGCACACAGACCGGGGCCCCGGCCGCGGACCATAGGCCCTCTCCTCAACGGCAGCTCGACGCACCCACCCACCGGCGGCCCGGCCCGCGAACCCCCTCACAGGCCCTCGGCGCTCTTCTGTCGGCGCACGACGCTGCCGAGCTCGTCCGCGCCGGAGCGGACGAGCCCGTACTTCAGCGGACGGGCCCGTACCGCAGCACCACCCACCCCACGTCGAAGGCGTTCCCCGCGGTTCGGGTCACCACAGGTGGAAGGCGGATCCGAAGTTGAAGCCGAAGGCGGCGACGGCGAGGCCGACGAGGGCAATCGCGGGCCCGAGTGCCAGGGGCAAGGGGGGCCAACCGGGGTCGGGGCGGGTCGGGTCGACCCGCCGTGAACGGGGCCGTGCCCGCGGCCTGTCTGCCGGCGGTGGCGAGGTCCTGCTGCACGTTCACCGGTTGGCCGGTGAGGGCCTGGTTGGCCATCGGACGACCTTGTGCAGCTCGTTGCCCGTGGTGTCCCAGGAACGCGCGATCTTGCGGAGCGTGTCACCGTTGCCGCCGGGGAGGTCCGCCTCGCCTGCCTGGAGGGCCTTCAGGACCTTGCCGTCGATCCAAATGTTGACGCTCAACTCAGGCCCCCTGAGGGCGCGTTACGGACTGGAGGTGGCTCACGGCCGTCCGTTCCGCGTCCTTGTAGGCGGCGGTGTTGGTCCGCAGCCGGTCGGCGTCACTAGTCAGCACTCACAACTTCCCTCGTATCGCGCCGAGTTCATCGGTGCCCGATCGCGGGGTGGCTTCGACAGTCGCCCGCGCCGTTGGTGAAGTGGACAGAGCGCCCCCGAGATCCGATATGATCATGATGCAGCTTCGGTCCGCGACAGCGGGCGGGACGCATGCGTCTGTGGTCCAAGGAAAGACGTCCACCAACCGGTGGGAGATGCAGGTGCAAGGCCGGCCAGGCGCTCGGTAGAAGGGGCCGTTCCTCGTTACGGGGGACGGCCCCTTCGTTGTTTTCTGGGGACCCCTCGGCGTGCGCCGTCGCGAACTTCCGCCCTGGCGTTCGCCTCTTCGGGTTGTGGTTGCGGCAAAGCGCTTCAGGTGCCTGGTCCGGGCCGGTATCTTGGACAGCTTAACCGCGTCGGAGCAGGGAGGACGGTATGAGCAGCGTGCCATGGACCATCGAGCGAATTCGTGAGGCACTAGCCAGCCCGTCCCTCGCCCGGCGCTTCGACGACGAGATCGATCGTGCGTCGGCGGACGAGCTCCTCGACGTCTTCACGAAGTGGCAGCGGATCGCGGGCGGTTTGCGGGCGACCGTCGACCGCTGACGCGCGCCGGCCGGTCCCGCGGACAACCATGCTGGATCGGGCCGTAGTTGGGACATGTGACGATCCGTTCGCGACCACCTCCAGCGTCGTGACCGCGGCCGTCAGTCGGATCGGATGCGGCCCTGTCAGGCACGGGGGCGAGCCCGTACGATCGGGCTGCGCGCGCCGAAGAGC includes the following:
- a CDS encoding ATP-dependent Clp protease ATP-binding subunit, producing MSNGFMGPEGYGPDSFGDFLARFFGRNAESAGEEGGTAMPRQADIARLMSGPARDLVTSAAAYAAEHGSPELGTEHLLRAALSSEPTRTLMRQSGADPDALAAEIDRNAGNGPLRKSVAVTPAVKRALLGAHELARGTGASYIGPEHVLEALAANPDSAAGRILHLAHFDPQAGSGGHGGVGAHPPSGSSAEHGPAPHHETPTLDKYSRDLTDLARAGRIDPVIGREEQIEQTIEVLSRRGKNNPVLVGDAGVGKTAIVEGLAQRLADGEVPDTLAGRRIVALDLTAVVAGTRYRGDFEERMNNIIEEVRAHSESLIVFIDELHTVVGAGGGTGEGGALEASNMLKPALARGELHVIGASTLEEYRRYIEKDAALARRFQPILVPEPSVSDTVQILRGLQDRYEAHHQVRYTKEAVLAAVELSDRYVTDRFLPDKAIDLIDQAGARVRLRSATKTPSVRDLEREAEQLVRDKDQAVAAEQYERATELRDRIAALTEQIRTVQEAPGERPMGGDGRIVEVTAEDVAEIVSRQTGVPVSSLTEEEKDRLLGLEGRLKDRVIGQEDAVAAVAEAVLRSRAGLADPNRPIGSFLFLGPTGVGKTELARALAEALFGSEDRMVRLDMSEYQERHTVSRLIGAPPGYIGHDDAGQLTEAVRHHPYSLLLLDEVEKAHPDVFNMLLQVLDDGHLTDSQGRTVDFKNTVIVMTSNLGSDALSGGRGVLGFGSTEAGADDGARDRALGALRGHFRPEFLNRLDEIIIFRQLTDEQLHQITGLLLEGTRRRLHAQDIAVEFSPAAVDWLTRRGHQPEYGARPLRRTIQREVDNPLSRMLLDGALSRGDLVRVDVTDEALAFQASAPERAQ